The genomic segment ATCCAGTTCAGCGCCTTCTCCAGCGTCGCGGTCTGGTAGGTGGGGCGGTTGCGGAGGATGTACTGCCCCTGCCCGCCGGTGCGCTGGAGGGGCGCGACGGCCAGGCGGGCCGCGTCCGCGGCGACCGCGACGCCGTAGTCGCGTTCGACGAGGTGCAGGCACATGTCCAGCCCGGCCGACGCACCCGCCGACGTCAGGATCTGCCCGTTGTCGGTGAACAACGCGTCCGCGTCGACGTGGACGGCGGGGTGGCGGCGGGCGAGTTCGCCGGTGGCGAGCCAGTGCGTGGTCGCCCGCTGCCCGTCGAGCAGGCCAGCCTCGGCGAGGATCAACGCGCCGACGCAGATCGACGCCACCCGCGTGCCCCTGGCCACGGCCGCCCGCAGGGCCTCCACGACCGCGGGCGGCGTCGGCCGGGCCGGGTCGTTGCGGCCGGGCACGACGACCAGGTCCGCCCGGTCCAGCTCGTCCAGCCCGGCATCGACGCCGATCCGCACCGCACCGGCGTCGACCACCGGCTCCGCGCCGGCCACGACGATCCGGTAACCCGGGCGCCCGTCCGGCAGCCGGACGCGGCCGAGCGTCTCCATCGGGGTGGCCAGATCGAACACGATCACATCGTCCAGCGCCAGCACCACAACCGTGTACATGCCCCGAAAGTACCCTCAGGGTGGCGTGGCGAGATATCGGTGTCTCATGTCCCGATAGCCAATGGTCGACAGCAGCACGTGCTAGCCGCTCGAGATGCGCCACCGGTTGTCGGCGGTTCCGTTGTCGGGGTCCTGAACCGCGAAAGCACCCGCACCGGTGGAGTTGTTCTCGATGCCGAGCAGCTTGCCGCTGTGCACGTTGCGGATCTTGTACGTCCCGTCGCCCTGGTCGAGCAGTGTCCACCGGTGATCGGCGGTGCCGTTGTCCGACCACTGCAGCACGTGCGCGTTGTCCGCGGTGGACATGTCCCGTACCCCGAGCACCTTGCCGCTGTGCGCGTTGCGGAAGCGGACCGCGTTCCCGTCGGCCACGACCTCCCAGTTGTGGTCCGCGGTGCCCGTGTCCTGCCACTGCAGCGCACGGCCACCGTCGGCCGTGGACATGTCCTGGATGCCCAGTACCAGGCCGCTGCCCACGTTGACGAGGCGGGAGGTGCCGCCGCCCTGGCCGCCGGTGTTCCAGTAGACGTTGTAGTTGTGGCCGTGGGCCTCGTGGAAGGGGCCGAGGTTGACGGTGGCGCCGTTCGCGGTGGCGGTGAAGGCGAGCGAGTTGCCGCCGGTCCTGGTGATCGAGGCGGTGTTCAGTACCGGCGGGGAGCTGAGCGAGGAGTTGCCGTAGTTCCCGGACAGCACCGTCGGGCCGTAGGTGATCGCGGCGAGGTTCGGGTTGTCGTTGGCCGGTTGCAGGATGACCCGCATCGGCAGGCGCAGGGTGACCGTGTCGCCGGAGGTCCACGAACGCGTCAAGGTGGCGTAACTGCCCGGGGTGGTGGCGATGTCCTGGACCGTGCCGTTGACGCTGATGGTGGCCCCGGTGGTCCAGCCGGGGATGCGGAGGCGCATCGCCCACGTCCCGCCGACGTTGCCGGTGACCTGGAGGTTCGTGGTGTCGCCGACCGGGTAGGACGTGGTCTGCGTGACCGTGATCCCGCGCTGGGACCAGGAGAGCACCGACGGCAGGAACAGGTTCACGATCAGCGTCGTGCCGCTGGAGAAGTAGACGGAGTCCATCAGCGCGGTGTGCATCTCCAGGCCCGTGCCCTGGCAGCACCAGAAGGAGTCGTAGTCGGTGCTCCAGGTGCCGCCGCCCCACGCCGGGCCGACGCCGCGGCGGCCGCCCGGGTTGAGTGAGGTGAAGTAGGTGACGTGCCCGTGGGCGTCGGCCGGGTTCTGCTGGCCGATCATCTGGTTCAGCCACGCCCGCTCGTAGTAGTCGAACAGCTGGGCCCGGGTCGGATCGAGGGTGAACAGTTCCCGGGTGAGCTTGAGCATGTTGAAGGTGTTGCAGCTTTCGCAGGTGTCCTTGGTGAGGTAGCCGGCGATGGCGTGGGGCGGCCGGAAGTGCTCGGCCTGGCTGTTGCCGCCGATGACGTAGGTGTGCGCGTTCACGCAGGTGTTCCAGGCGTTGCCGGCGATGTCGCGGTAGCGGGTGGTGCCGGTGGCCTTGTACTCCCGTGCGGCGCCGATCCACTTGGGGACCTGGGTGTTGGCGTGCAGGCCGTTGAGCTGGTCCTGGTTGGCGGCCAGTGGGTTGAACACCGCGGCGTGGTCGAACCGCTGGGCGGCGGTGAGCCACCGGGTGTCGCCGGTCTGCTGGTACAGGTCGGCCAGCACGGCGTTCATCCCGCCGAACTCCGTCTGCAGCATGGTCTGCATCTGCTGGCCGGTCAGCCTGCCGGTGCGCCAGTCGACCCACCCCGCCAGCCGCAGCAGCACGTCACGCGCCTGTGTGCTCTCCATGAGGCGCCACACGTCCAGCAGCCCGGCCAAGGTCTTGTGGATGCAGTAGTACGGCACGTTGCCGTTGTTCAGCGTCCGCGCCTCCAGCGCGCTGAAGTCGGACTCGGGGAAGCCGGAGAGGTACCCGGTGTTGAACCCGGCGGCGGCGTTGTTGGCCTGGCACTTGGCCAGCTCCGCCACCAGGTGGGCGGCCTTGTCGCGGCAGGTGGTGTCCCCGGTCACGGCGTAGACCTGCGCCCAGGCGGAGAGGAAGTGGCCCTGCATGTGGGTGCGGAAGGGGAACGACGGCGCGTCCCAGCCGCCGTTGGCCGCGGCGCCGTTGGTGGAGAGCCGGTGGTTGGCCCGGAAGTTGTACAGCAGCCGGTTGACGTCGACGAATCGCAGGTAGTTCACGGTGCGGTTCTGGTTGTCGAGCCACCGGCTCGCGGTCAGCCGCACCTCGCCGAACTGGAAGGGGTGCGCGGACACCCCGAGGTCCGGCCGGACCGGGGCGATCGCCGCGTGGGCCGTCGAGCCGCCGAACTGGTATCCCGCGGCGGAGGCGACCGCGGCCGCCCCGGTGACCTGCAGGAGCCGCCGCCGGTTGAACGAGGAAGACATCCCGCACCCCTTCGGTGTCGAGCACAGTTTCGCGCCGACGCTCGGTCCACTGTGGACCCGCGCCGGTCGCCTTCGTCGGAAGCCTGCCACAGGCGGGAGTGTTGGCGCTAACATGACAACCCGTTTGCCGACCTGATCCGGGCACCCGTACCGCTGGAACGCCGTCCCGCTTGCCCCATCCGGCCGATCCCCGGCCCCGGCCGGGCGGGTGTCGCCGGAAAAACGTTCGCCGATCCGGGGTGGCGCTGCTAGCGTCGGAGGTCCGCGAACATGGAGGAAGCCATGGCTGCCCGGAACTTCTCACCGGGCCACCGCCGTGAGGCCGGCTGAGGCCTCCGGACGCCCGGTGTCATCGCCCCAGAAGCCGATGCACCGCGAGGAGCTTTCTCATGTCCGAAAACCCATCGTCCACCTGGTACGTGGATTTCTTCACCGAACTGCCCAACGAGTTCTGGCGGCGGGCCGTGCCGCCGGAGGTCACCGTCGA from the Amycolatopsis magusensis genome contains:
- a CDS encoding beta-L-arabinofuranosidase domain-containing protein, whose translation is MSSSFNRRRLLQVTGAAAVASAAGYQFGGSTAHAAIAPVRPDLGVSAHPFQFGEVRLTASRWLDNQNRTVNYLRFVDVNRLLYNFRANHRLSTNGAAANGGWDAPSFPFRTHMQGHFLSAWAQVYAVTGDTTCRDKAAHLVAELAKCQANNAAAGFNTGYLSGFPESDFSALEARTLNNGNVPYYCIHKTLAGLLDVWRLMESTQARDVLLRLAGWVDWRTGRLTGQQMQTMLQTEFGGMNAVLADLYQQTGDTRWLTAAQRFDHAAVFNPLAANQDQLNGLHANTQVPKWIGAAREYKATGTTRYRDIAGNAWNTCVNAHTYVIGGNSQAEHFRPPHAIAGYLTKDTCESCNTFNMLKLTRELFTLDPTRAQLFDYYERAWLNQMIGQQNPADAHGHVTYFTSLNPGGRRGVGPAWGGGTWSTDYDSFWCCQGTGLEMHTALMDSVYFSSGTTLIVNLFLPSVLSWSQRGITVTQTTSYPVGDTTNLQVTGNVGGTWAMRLRIPGWTTGATISVNGTVQDIATTPGSYATLTRSWTSGDTVTLRLPMRVILQPANDNPNLAAITYGPTVLSGNYGNSSLSSPPVLNTASITRTGGNSLAFTATANGATVNLGPFHEAHGHNYNVYWNTGGQGGGTSRLVNVGSGLVLGIQDMSTADGGRALQWQDTGTADHNWEVVADGNAVRFRNAHSGKVLGVRDMSTADNAHVLQWSDNGTADHRWTLLDQGDGTYKIRNVHSGKLLGIENNSTGAGAFAVQDPDNGTADNRWRISSG
- a CDS encoding GlxA family transcriptional regulator — protein: MYTVVVLALDDVIVFDLATPMETLGRVRLPDGRPGYRIVVAGAEPVVDAGAVRIGVDAGLDELDRADLVVVPGRNDPARPTPPAVVEALRAAVARGTRVASICVGALILAEAGLLDGQRATTHWLATGELARRHPAVHVDADALFTDNGQILTSAGASAGLDMCLHLVERDYGVAVAADAARLAVAPLQRTGGQGQYILRNRPTYQTATLEKALNWIEENAHRPLTLADIAAAAGMSSRTLARHFHAETGQSPIQWLTGVRVRHAQELLEITDHTVDRIAAQVGFPSPSNFRTQFTQTVGVNPGAYRKTFRRSSA